The genomic segment cagcattcaggtctcgaaccacccagtttataatgctgAATTGATCAGAAACTTTAACCTGCCTTTGCATGGCCTACTAGATAGCCATGGCTTTtgggtggtgtgttttgtaatGGTAAGTAATCTAGAAAGAAGTAACATTTTCAAAATGAAGCAGTTGAGTCGGTTTGTTAATATGTGTGATTGGTAAAGTTGTATTAAGGACATGTAACTGTAGGTGAAACACCTCCAGATTTCTCCACATCATAATGTACAACTGAAGAGAAGTCTGTGACTGTCTCTGTGTGGTCAGAGTGAGGTTGGTGCAGTTAGAGAGAGTGTGGTCAGACAAGAGGCCTGTTTGTGTTGGGGGATGAAAAGCTGTGCTGCAGTGTCGTCAGTGAGTGACTGGGGAACGGTGGCTGAACCTGGTGGTGGTGCAGTGTCTGTTTCAGGGgagtctgcagtgtgtgtgtgtgtggggggggggggggcacccagGTATTAACAGCACCCTCTTGTGTCTCCCAGCTCGCAGTCTGCGTCTGAGCCCGTGGGAGAGCCGCATCGTGGAGAGGCTCATGACTCCCACCCTGTCCTTTTTGGCCCGCAGCCGCAGCGCTGTGACCCTGCTCAACCCCAGCGACTCCCGGGACCTCCGTGAGTCACCCCTCTCTAGGACCCTTTACTCTACTTTCATTATAGAACTTAACATTACAGGAAATGTACCTTCTCTCCTTTTGTTTGATGCTAACTTACAATTACAGGGTTGAAGCTTTGGTATTCTAGTGTTTTCCTTCTCTTTCAGAGAAAAACATTCAGCATGTATGATATGCACCATACTCCCACTAGTTACAGTATCATGATTTCATGCCTTATTTCAGCCATAGGAAGTAAACTCACCTCAGCCACAAATCCTGCAGAACCTAATATTGCCAGACAGCCACCCTGAATGGTTGTATCAGCCACCATTACGTTCTCAGTAGCTGGCCTAAGTGGCCTATCATTATCATGACTGTAATAGGAGTCTTGACCTGACCTAGTCCATCCAGCCtgtttctcttcatctctgtgTTGTACTCAGACTCTCACCACTGCTCCCGTTCAGCCTCAGCCAGCCCCCTGGACGCCTGCTCCCACCACCACCCTCACCGGAACACCTCCGAGCGCTGGAGGGGAGGAGTGTCCGCCAGCACGCCTGACATCACACAGCGCCAACGCCGACGGAGCTCAACGCCGGTTAGCTTACatcctcacacactcacactgatgTGTAGTTACATGTATTTTACCCTCTGGTCTCCCAACACCATGTCATTAGCACTAACTGGTCacccctttctctctgtttctcaaaGTTGGataagaaaaagaaagagaagaaagacaAGGAGAGGGAGAACGAAAAAGAGAAGAATGCTCTTTCCAAAGAGATCGtgctgaagaagaagaagacctCAACAACGACCCCGACCACCACCAGATCCAGGCCGGCGTCAAGGTGTTGTTAGATACAGATCAGACCCAGATCAGAGCCTAGAATCTGTCTTAGACTTAACAGCACAACTACTCTAAACTGTCCTATACCACATGTCCCTATAGTAGAATACTCTGTCTTCTTTATACTGTCAGCCTTTCAAGTTAGAAATCCTATTTGTTTGTTAAAAAAGCTATTGATCTACAGTTTATATATACTGTCTAACTGTTTTATTTTCCTCTCTGCTACATTATCTTTCTCTATAATCATTGACCAAGACAAGACAGCCATCTTGTATTTGACCTTTATGTATTAGATCCTAATAGAGTGTTTGTGAAGAGAGATCCGCATTGGGTTAGCTTAGTGCTTAGCAGAGGGATCGAGGTTCAGCCCCGGGCCAGGCTAAATGGTCTGTCTCACTGACAGATGGTCCAGACTGTTTTAACTGGGCCCAAAGAGCCGCTGGACACCATTCAGCTGAGGGCTCTGTCTGCCAAGACCAGAAGCAGGAGGGAGGCAGCAGCACTCAGACAGAATGGGGCTTCCCTGAGTGATGCTGGTGCTGCTCAGTGCTGGGAAACCGAGAAGAACCATGGGTtgcgtcccaagtggcaccctattctctatatagtgcactacttttgtccaaaGCCCTtgtagtgccctacatagggaatagggtgctatttgggaatcAGAAATGGTCTCATCTCACGTCTGACTACAACAGGGCCATGGGACCATGGCAGCGTTATTGAGCGTTGAACGTTTACATAGATTCAGTCATTCTCAATAATACTTTTTCTGACCTAGTTCTAGACCACAGAGTTGATGAGTGATGTTgaaatattaaataaaataacCTGCAACCTGTCTGAAAGGAAAACTACAGATATTATGATTTCTACTGCTGTTTTTATTTACACTCCCCTCTCTTTTCCATTCCTTTTTCCATCTTTGcctctcctttctcccttccTGCAGCAGTACCCCCAAACCGAAAAACAGACCTCCGTCGCCTGCGGCGCCCAAAAGCAGACCGTTGTCACCCTGCCCTCCAATGGCCCCCAAGAACCACTCCACAGACAAGAAGACCCCCTCGGGCACCAAAACCCGCCCCAAACGAGCCCAGACACCTGCCAGGGTACAGCCCCAGCCGGTCGCCGCTGTCGCCGTGGAAACAAACAGCGAGCCCCATCAGCCTGACACTCCTGAGACAAAGAGTAAGTGTGTTCACCATGGTTACTGTATCCAAGCGCCAGGGTGTCTTAAATGTTTTGGCCTACAGCCACACCAGTAGTGTTACTGGAGCGCACACGTTGagtgcagtggaggctgctgagggaaggactgctcataataatgactggaacggcgcaaatggaatggtatcaaacacctggaaaccatgtttgatgtatttgataccattccacttattctgtTCGTCATTACAACGAGCCCGTTCtccacaattaaggtgccaccaacctcctgtggttgagTGTGGCCTTCAGCACAAGCCCATACTGTATATTCTGACATTCCATGACCTATTTGTTTCTCTGGAGTTCATGTATCTTTTATTATCCAGAGttactctaccgtaaaggccatACATTATTACTGCGGTCCCACTGTCCAAGATCAGGTGGGTCTCATGTTTCTCTTCAGCTGATACTTCTCTGCCTGGAGAAAACACGCAGATTGTTTAGACTTTATGATGTTTGCTTCAGATGAGCCCTGAAGCATTTTCCAGGGTCATGGTCTATCATGTGGCTTCTGATCTGAAACAGAGGCCTCTCCTGTCCCTCTTGCTCTTACAGGCACCAGTAACGTTCCTGCCATTATGGTGTCTTCGGCGCCGGTGACACCCCCATCTCTGAGTGCACCAGTCACAGTGGTCACCTCCACTCCTGCCTCAACCCTTGAGCTGGCTACCCCAACTGCCCCAATTACCCTGGCTGCCTCAGCTTCCCCGGCTACATCATCTACTCCAGCTTCCAGGCCCTCAGCCGGCACCAACGACCCAGAGGAAGCAGCACGAGTGCTGGCTGAGAAACGCAGACAGGCCAGAGAGCaacgggagagagaggagcaggagcgCCTTGAGCAGGAGCAGAGGTTAAGGTCAGTCTAAAACTGTCTGGAGTTGATTAAACATGTCATTGTGTTAATATTATAGCACTGTTTAATGATTAAGTATTATAGACTGGAGTGTATTTATGTCTGTCTACAGACGTGAAGGGTTTACTGAATgtaaagttttttattttttatttcacctttatttaaccaggtaagctagttctgtgacctggccaagataaagcaaagcagtgcgacacaaacaataatacagagttacacatagaataaacaagcgtacagtcaataacacaatagaaaaaaagaaagtctatatacagtgtgtgcaaatggcgtgaggagggaaggcaataagtaggccatagtagcgaagtaattacggtttagcaaattaacacgagTGATTGATGagtagatgatgatgtgcaagtagaaatacttgtgtgcaaaagagcagaaaagttaataaaaacaaatggggatgaggtaggtagattgggtgggctgtttacagaCGGGCTatttacagctgcagcgatcgggtagctgctcagatagctgatgtttaaagttagtgagggaaataagtctccagcttcagcgatttttgcaattcgttccagtcattggcagcagagaactggaaggaaaggcggccaaaggaggtgttggctttggggatgaccagtgagatatacctgctggagcgcgtgctacgggtgggtgttgttatcgtgaccagtgagctgagattgggtctgtgggtctggcgacaaatataAGTGTGTAGCATTGGCATGAACCATTGTGTCTGTTGAAATGAGAATACTGTCCAGTATGAGCGTATCTTAGCATGTGCAGACCTAACGGAGCGTGCTCCCCATGCAGGATTGCTCGTGAGGAGGGCATGGTTCGGGAGGCGGAGGAGAGGAGGCGCAGGGAGGAGGAGGCGCACCTCATGGCAGAGGACCAGCGTCTGAGAGACGAGGCGCAGcgtctggaggaggaggaggaggcgcggGAGAGAGCCAGGGCTGAACAGGAGCAGAATGAACGCCTGCAGAAACAGGTGAGAGCAGCATTATGGGTAACGGAGTCTTGATATAGAAGATatgacacaggtagccttcaaaGTTGGTTTCTGCATAGTCCACATCTTATCAGGCCAGCCAGCTGATAACCACAAGTAAAAGGATTCTCAacatattaaaatacaatttccaACTTTGAAACCTATCCTCTGATGCCCTATCATCTAAGCACGTCTAGGTATGGGAGGGAATGTGTGTTACTGTGAGGTGTACCATCAGCATGTAACAGCCTCCATGCCCAGTCTAGGCAGATGCCAGCTGTTGACCTTCATAATAGTGTTGGCCCAGCATTTAGTGGAGCTTAGAGGGCTGTTGTGACTGTGAGATAGTGACAgctctgtcctccctctgtctgCACACTGCAGTGAGCTGACAGGGGATAGGGAGCGACAGTGTACCCACTACCCATGCATGTAGCATTCACACGCCCTTGAGTCCCTTCTCCCCCTAGGGAAGCCCAGTTCAATTTGCCATTTGTCTAACACTGCCAGCCATCTTCCATGCAGTGTGTCAAGATAGTCAGGCATCAGAGAGTAGAGAAAGCTCTCTCATGAACCATGACTAAGCAAGTTTTATATTCCAGGCGACTTTGAACATTGAAATGCCATagaaaacatacagttgaagtcgaaagtttacatacaccttggccaagtacatttaaactcagtttttcacaattcctgacatttaatccaagtaaaaattccctgtcttaggtcagttaggatcaccactttattttaagaatgtgaaatgtcagaataatagtagagaaaattatttatttcagtttttatttctttcatcacattcccagtgggtcagaagtttacatacagtcaattagtatttggtggcattgcctttaaattgtttaacttgggtcaaacatttcaggtagccttccacaagcttcccacaataaggtgggtgcattttggcccattcctcctgacagagctggtgtaactgagtcaggtttgtaggcctccttgcttgcacacgctttttcagttctgcccagaaatgttctataggattgaggtcagggctttgtgatggccactccaataccttgactttgttgtccttaagccgttttgccacaaccttggaagtatgcttggggtcattgtccatttggaagacccatttgtgaccaagctttaacttcctgactgatgtcttgagatgtttcaatatatccacataattttccatcctcatgatgccatctagtttgtgaagtgcaccagtccctcctgcagaaaatcacccccacaacatgatgctgccacccctgttattcacggttgggatggtgttcttcggcttgcaagcctccccctttttcctccaaacataacgatggtcattatggccaaacagttctatttttgtttcatcagaccagaggatatttctccaaaaagtacaatctttgtccccatgtgcagttgcaaaccgtagtctggatttttttttatggcagttttggagcagtggcttcttccttgcagagcggcctttcaggttatgtcgatataggactcgtcttactgtggatatagagacttttgtacccgtttcctccagcatcttcacaaggtcctttgctgttgttctgggattgatttgcacttttcgtaccaaagtacgttcatttctaggagacagaacgcctctccttcctgagcggtatgacggctgcgtggtgccatggtgtttatacttgagtactattgtttgtacagatgaacgtggtaccttcaggcatttggaaattgctcccaaggatgaaccagacttgtgaaggtctacaatttttctctgagatcttggctgatttgttttgattttcccatgatgtcaagcaaagaggcactgagtttgaaggtaggccttgaaatacatccacaggtaaacctccgattgactcaaaagatgtcaattagcctcccagaagcttctaaagccatgacatcattttctggaattttccaagctgtttaaaggcacagtcaacttactgtatgtaaacttctgacccactggaattttgatacagtgaattataagtgaaataatttgtctgcaaaccattgttggaaaaattacttgtgtcatgcacaaagtagatgtcctaaccgacttgccaaaactatagtttgttaacaatacatttgtggagtggttgaaaaacaagttaatgaccccaacctaagggcatgtaaacttccgacttcaactgtagcctaACCTAAGTTTTTTGCACTATTTGTGAAGCATAACATGTTATTGATGTTGTCATTTACTTCCTTGCTGCCTGCGGTATatccgaccaagctttaactggtagcctagtggttagagcgtcggaCTTGtaaccccgagctgacaatgtaaaaatatgttgttctgcccctgaacaaggcagttaacccactgttcctaggctgtcattgtaaataagaatttgttcttaactgacttgcctagttaaataagaggtcaaataataaaaataaatacttttttttttaaaatccccTTGGTTGGTCTAATTAATGACAGATGTGATTCTGACATATCATAGCTTGGTTTCATCCCTCCATTCACAAAATCTGTTTATTACTGATTACTCAGTAataaaggggcggcaggtagcctagtagctagagcgttgggccagtaagcagaaggttgctagatcaaatccccgagctgacaaggtgaaaatctgtcgttctgctcctgaacaaggcagtaaacccactgttcctaggctgtcattgtaaataagaatttgttcttaactgacttgcctagttaaataaatgtaaaaaaaatctaactaCCCAGTGAGCCATGTAAGGGAATTATTATTTGAGACATCAAGCCCTGCCCTACAGTGCCTGCTGCAGTGTAGACTTATACTGCCACCTAGTGGTTAGGGAATTGATTTATTAATCTACTATTGTATTTATCATTTTGCCAATTGGGACAAATGACCTTGAAAGAATGTATCCTAATTCTGTTTTTCGTTAATCAAGATTGACATGGTTCCATTTCTTTGTCAAGTAATTTCCTTGTTATCATAATAACAGCACATATAGTAGGCCTATTCAATCATACTATTGATAATCTATTGATCATGTTGttttcccctgtctgtctgtgtcagagGGAAGAGGCTGATGCCAGAGCTCGTGAGGAGGCGGAGCGTCAGCGcttggagagagagaagcacttCCAGAAGGAGGAACAGGCACGCCTGGAGAGAAAGAAGgtagagaaggatggagggatgagagagagggatggagggggaagcAAAGTGGAGAAGTCAAACATGTCTGTAGTTTTTACAGTGTGTATCAAAATACCTATCATGTATCCTTACAAGGAAAATATCTCGGCCTATATAAAATCTGTTGAAATACAATACATTAgttgtaaaaaaaatgaaatgatgaCTTAATCTGCCTCTGCGGTTGAATTTCACAGCGCCTTGAGGAGATCATGAAGAGGACACgtaagagtagtgatgctggagaaAAGGTGAGTCGTGATGCTGGAGAAAAGGTGAGCCGTGATGCAGGAGGAAAAGGTGAGCCGTGATGCTGGAGAAAAAGGTGAGCCGTGATGCAGGAGGAAAAGGTGAGCCGTGATGCAGGAGAAAAAAGGTGAGTCGTGATGCTGGAGCAAAGGTGAGTCGTGATGCTGGAGAAAAGGTGAGTCGTGATGCTGGAAAAAAGGTGAGTCGTGATGCAGAAAAAAGGTGAGTCGTGATTCTGGAGAAAAGGTGAGTAGTGTAAGGCCTATGCTTCATATTAAAACCCTTATAATAATTATAAATTATATTTATATAGTGCTTTATAGAccttaatacatttacattttagtcatttagcagacgctcttaaccagagccacttacagtagtgagtgtatacattttcttatttttgtatagaCCTACCCCCCCGCTTTGTTTGATTGCATTTATAGAGTGCTCTTCCAGATGCTCAACACACCACCAATGTGTAGCACCCTTGGTTGATGCATGGCAACCATTTGTGCCATTTTATGTTCTTCTAGCCTACACTGCCGAAGGATTCCAATTCCCCAGCACAGGCCAATGGCAAGGACACTACGGACAGAAGTAAAGGTAAGTTGGCTGCGATGATCAATGTCACTttgttctccctccatccttgAAAACCCAGCCTGTTAAAGGCTATGTACAGTATTTGTTTAAGAGTAAATTATATCCATTACATTTGTAGTGTCACTCTGCAACATGTGAAAAAAAAGAAGCCAGTCAACAATGGAAAAAACGGTCCTTGACTAACTTGTAACTTTTTTTCCTGCAGCTCCTGAGAGCCAGCAGAGTGCAGCAGAGTCTGCCCCTGTGCTGAACGGTGTCCAGCCAGCCAAGCACCAGAACGGTCTCTCAGCCAATGGCGAGGCTGCTGACTTTGAGCAGATCATTCAGATGCCCAATCACAGCGGGAGCAGCAACGGTGGGCCGGGGCAACTGGGGAGTGACATAGTCAGTGACCCAATCCTGGAGCCCTTCCTCATGAAAACAGGTCCAATGAAGCCTCAGCATGCTGCAGGTAGCTATGCAGGTCAGGATTAATTCCTACATACATGCCTTATGATCAAAATGCTTATTTCAACACTACAAATAAAGTGTTTTATCACTGTAAGCAATCCATTGCTCTATAACCAAAATACCAGCATGTGTATAGCTCAGCACAGTTCTAGCTGTAATTAGCTAGAACATAAAGGCAACCTTAAAGGCAGacctcgacccccccccccccccgtttctaGCACTGACTCTACTacattgaggaaaaatgtactttatatgcctgtgatatgtgcttgtcccacctagctatcttaagatgaatgtactaagtcgctctggataagtgtctgctaaatgactacaatgtaggTCTAATTATGCTGTAATTAGCTAGAACTTAAAGGCAGCCTGAAAGGCAGGTAAAATTATGCTGTAATTAACTAGAACTTAAAAGGCAGCCTGAAAGGCAGGCTAATTACAGCATAATTAGACTAGAACTATTACTACAATATGCAGAGAGCGGGCTCCAAACATCTACCACTATCCCCAAGCCTGGGTCTCAGCCTCAGGGAGCTTGGGCAACATGCCCTATGTGGGATAGGGTCCCAGTCCTGTTTGGGAAGGCCCCTTGGGTTGGCAAGTGAGTCCCCATTCATCATGCCAAGAACCCACAGCCGGTCTAGAAGACAGCCTAAACTAAGCAAAGCAAACAAAGACAGCAATAGGAATGGGACCAATTACATCTTATATTATGTCCTCAAGGATTCATACACAGTAGGCCATTATGTACTGTAGAATATAGCTCATATTCCCAATTGAAGCACAAATGAAtgattcgctctctctctctctctctctctcgtcgccCTCCAGAAGTCCTCTGAGACACCAGGCCTTACGCCACCGGTCGATCCAATCCATTTGTGCCACATGACAACAGCTTAGAAATAAAAAGTGtgccaaacaaaaaaacaactatGGACTGCTTTTAAATCACTAAAAACATATATCTAATGCCGCAGAGGTCGAGAAGGAGGAAGAAAACTCTGCGAAGAAATACTTGTTGAAAAatgaacaacaaaaaaagcaaaaAATGATGTCTGTCTTCTTCACGATGTGTTATAGTGCAACATGTGTTGAGTTTTATTGAAAATGTCACATGCAGAGGTTATGGTGCACCTTAAAatgactgactgtgtaatattaGGAATTTTAGAGAATTATAAGACCTGGAAATATACAATGTTTGACTATggttgtaattattattattattattattattattattatcatcatcatcgttGTTATTCTATTGCTATTGTTATCTTAAATTGAACAAAGTGTGTGTTGATTCTTTTTGTCTTGAATAATTGAGTTATTGAACTAGGGGAGGGAGCAGAGCAGTGTGTAAATGTATATGAGCCTGGCTGCCTAGGCCTCCTGCCATGGGGGAGCTGTGGGATAAAGCTTCATGAAATGAAGAGTGcctgtctttctttctgtctgtctgtgcgtgtgtgtgcctgtgtgtgtcactCTCGTCTATTGTTTAAGTATGGTATGATACAGACTAAGTAGTACATTTCTGTTGGCTCAATGTCTGATAAGTGAAACATGAATGTATGGGACGTGAGTCTTACATTTGCCAGGAGTTTGATCAGCGGTTGTTAAACATAATCTGTTACGGTTGGTTTCTTCAGTGTTTTTCCATGTCACATTTGAATCACATGAATACAGAGAGGAGAATCAGGACACAGTACAGTATCTGTCTGCTGTTCCATGTCGCTGCTGGTTCTATAAGGTTCTATCAGGACACAGTACAGTATCTGTCTGCTGTTCCATGTCGCTGCTGATTCTATCAGGTTCTATCAGGACACGGTACCCTATCTGTCTGCTGTTCCATGTCGCTGCTGGTTCTATCAGGTCACGGTACAGTATCTGTCTGCTGTTCCATGTCGCTGCTGGTTCTATCAGGACACGGTACAGTATCTGTCTGCTGTTCCATGTCGCTGCTGGTTCTATAAGGTTCTATCAGGACACGGTACAGTATCTGTCTGCTGTTCCATGTCGCTGCTGGTTCTATAAGGTTCTATCAGGACACGGTACAGTATCTGTCTGCTGTTCCATGTCGCTGCTGGTTCTATCAGGACACGGTACAGTATCTGTCTGCTGTTCCATGTCGCTGCTGGTTCTATAAGGTTCTATCAGGACACGGTACAGTATCTGTCTGCTGTTCCATGTCGCTGCTGGTTCTATAAGGTTCTATCAGGACACGGTACAGTATCTGTCTGCTGTTCCATGTCGCTGCTGGTTCTATAAGGTTCTATCAGGACACGGTACAGTATCTGTCTGCTGTTCCATGTCGCTGCTGGTTCTATAAGGTTCTATCAGGACACGGTACAGTATCTGTCTGCTGTTCCATGTCGCTGCTGGTTCTATAAGGACACGGTACAGTATCTGTCTGCTGTTCAATGTCGCTGCTGGTTCTATCTGTCTGCTGTTCCATGTCGCTGCTGGTTCTATAAGGTTCTATCAGGACACAGTACAGTATCTGTCTGCTGTTCCATGTCACTGCTGGTTCTATAAGGTTCTATCAGGACACGGTACAGTATCTGTCTGCTGTTCCATGTCGCTGCTGGTTCTATAAGGTTCTATCAGGACACGGTACAGTATCTGTCTGCTGTTCCATGTCGCTGCTGGTTCTATAAGGTTCTATCAGGACACACTACAGTATCTGTCTGCTGTTCCATGTCGCTGCTGGTTCTATAAGGTTCTATCAGGACACGGTACAGTATCTGTCTGCTGTTCCATGTCGCTGCTGGTTCTATAAGGTTCTATCAGGACACGGTACAGTATCTGTCTGCTGTTTCTTGTCGCTGCTGGTTCTATAAGGTTCTATCAGGACACGGTACAGTATCTGTCTGCTGTTCCATGTCGCTGCTGGTTCTATAAGGTTCTATCAGGACACGGTACAGTATCTGTCTGCTGTTTCTTGTCGCTGCTGGTTCTATAAGGTTCTATCAGGACACGGTACAGTATCTGTCTGCTGTTCCATGTCGCTGCTGGTTCTATCAGGTTCTATCAGGACACGGTACAGTATCTGTCTGCTGTTCCATGTCGCTGCTGGTTCTATCAGGTTCTATCAGGACACGGTACAGTATCTGTCTGCTGTTTCTTGTCGCTGCTGGTTCTATAAGGTTCTATCAGGACACGGTACAGTATCTGTCTGCTGTTCCATGTCGCTGCTGGTTCTATCAGGTTCTATCAGGACACGGTACAGTATCTGTCTGCTGTTCCATGTCGCTGCTGGTTCTATAAGGTTCTATCAGGACACGGTACAGTATCTGTCTGCTGTTCCATGTCGCTGCTGATTTTATCAGGTTCTATCAGGACACGGTACAGTATCTGTCTGCTGTTCCATGTCGCTGCTGGTTCTATAAGGTTCTATCAGGACACAGTACAGTATCTGTCTGCTGTGCCATGTCGCTGCTGgttctataaggttctatcttAAAAAGATGATTCCGAGATAATTTTCTTTCAAATTCCGAACCCTCGTTGGTTTGATTTGTGTCAGCAATTTTTATCTagtattcttttgaacttaatAACATGAATTTTGGTATTTAGAGTACtgtataggtagagaacattgaacagaacaaggctacaTCAATAACTACGTtttgacaaaaatgcagatagaacctcAGTCCCAAACTCTCCAAATGTTAAAGTGgtgaatgagaggagggagatggagggat from the Salmo trutta chromosome 36, fSalTru1.1, whole genome shotgun sequence genome contains:
- the map7d1b gene encoding MAP7 domain-containing protein 1b isoform X1 — encoded protein: MEKMEYNDLENDFDEKLTLTEKCLPSTPEPRPIQNEDKEIIKGLLTPDDSDISDLSPNTESCPKTDLSPNTEICPKTDLSPNTEICPKTEPTSKTESSTKTDARPGTPGSSTSPQPKKGDGLSTEQRQKQAKERREERAKYIEQQTQLQAAKKAQWLEKEEKARRLRESQLEERRKRLEDQRLKLEKRRALLEEKQRQKLEKNKERYEAAIKKSTKKTWAEIRQQRWSWAGGLNQTSRRQSRCSASTVNLPRQVDPVINNRLSKSSATLWNSPNRTRSLRLSPWESRIVERLMTPTLSFLARSRSAVTLLNPSDSRDLHSHHCSRSASASPLDACSHHHPHRNTSERWRGGVSASTPDITQRQRRRSSTPLDKKKKEKKDKERENEKEKNALSKEIVLKKKKTSTTTPTTTRSRPASSSTPKPKNRPPSPAAPKSRPLSPCPPMAPKNHSTDKKTPSGTKTRPKRAQTPARVQPQPVAAVAVETNSEPHQPDTPETKSTSNVPAIMVSSAPVTPPSLSAPVTVVTSTPASTLELATPTAPITLAASASPATSSTPASRPSAGTNDPEEAARVLAEKRRQAREQREREEQERLEQEQRLRIAREEGMVREAEERRRREEEAHLMAEDQRLRDEAQRLEEEEEARERARAEQEQNERLQKQREEADARAREEAERQRLEREKHFQKEEQARLERKKRLEEIMKRTRKSSDAGEKPTLPKDSNSPAQANGKDTTDRSKAPESQQSAAESAPVLNGVQPAKHQNGLSANGEAADFEQIIQMPNHSGSSNGGPGQLGSDIVSDPILEPFLMKTGPMKPQHAAGSYAEVL
- the map7d1b gene encoding MAP7 domain-containing protein 1b isoform X2 — protein: MEKMEYNDLENDFDEKLTLTEKCLPSTPEPRPIQNEDKEIIKGLLTPDDSDISDLSPNTESCPKTDLSPNTEICPKTDLSPNTEICPKTEPTSKTESSTKTDARPGTPGSSTSPQPKKGDGLSTEQRQKQAKERREERAKYIEQQTQLQAAKKAQWLEKEEKARRLRESQLEERRKRLEDQRLKLEKRRALLEEKQRQKLEKNKERYEAAIKKSTKKTWAEIRQQRWSWAGGLNQTSRRQSRCSASTVNLPRQVDPVINNRLSKSSATLWNSPNRTRSLRLSPWESRIVERLMTPTLSFLARSRSAVTLLNPSDSRDLHSHHCSRSASASPLDACSHHHPHRNTSERWRGGVSASTPDITQRQRRRSSTPLDKKKKEKKDKERENEKEKNALSKEIVLKKKKTSTTTPTTTRSRPASSSTPKPKNRPPSPAAPKSRPLSPCPPMAPKNHSTDKKTPSGTKTRPKRAQTPARVQPQPVAAVAVETNSEPHQPDTPETKSTSNVPAIMVSSAPVTPPSLSAPVTVVTSTPASTLELATPTAPITLAASASPATSSTPASRPSAGTNDPEEAARVLAEKRRQAREQREREEQERLEQEQRLRIAREEGMVREAEERRRREEEAHLMAEDQRLRDEAQRLEEEEEARERARAEQEQNERLQKQREEADARAREEAERQRLEREKHFQKEEQARLERKKRLEEIMKRTRKSSDAGEKPTLPKDSNSPAQANGKDTTDRSKAPESQQSAAESAPVLNGVQPAKHQNGLSANGEAADFEQIIQMPNHSGSSNGGPGQLGSDIVSDPILEPFLMKTGPMKPQHAAEVL
- the map7d1b gene encoding MAP7 domain-containing protein 1b isoform X4, with the protein product MEKMEYNDLENDFDEKLTLTEKCLPSTPEPRPIQNEDKEIIKGLLTPDDSDISDLSPNTESCPKTDLSPNTEICPKTDLSPNTEICPKTEPTSKTESSTKTDARPGTPGSSTSPQPKKGDGLSTEQRQKQAKERREERAKYIEQQTQLQAAKKAQWLEKEEKARRLRESQLEERRKRLEDQRLKLEKRRALLEEKQRQKLEKNKERYEAAIKKSTKKTWAEIRQQRWSWAGGLNQTSRRQSRCSASTVNLPRQVDPVINNRLSKSSATLWNSPNRTRSLRLSPWESRIVERLMTPTLSFLARSRSAVTLLNPSDSRDLPSASPLDACSHHHPHRNTSERWRGGVSASTPDITQRQRRRSSTPLDKKKKEKKDKERENEKEKNALSKEIVLKKKKTSTTTPTTTRSRPASSSTPKPKNRPPSPAAPKSRPLSPCPPMAPKNHSTDKKTPSGTKTRPKRAQTPARVQPQPVAAVAVETNSEPHQPDTPETKSTSNVPAIMVSSAPVTPPSLSAPVTVVTSTPASTLELATPTAPITLAASASPATSSTPASRPSAGTNDPEEAARVLAEKRRQAREQREREEQERLEQEQRLRIAREEGMVREAEERRRREEEAHLMAEDQRLRDEAQRLEEEEEARERARAEQEQNERLQKQREEADARAREEAERQRLEREKHFQKEEQARLERKKRLEEIMKRTRKSSDAGEKPTLPKDSNSPAQANGKDTTDRSKAPESQQSAAESAPVLNGVQPAKHQNGLSANGEAADFEQIIQMPNHSGSSNGGPGQLGSDIVSDPILEPFLMKTGPMKPQHAAGSYAEVL